atttttattttgtaaattcaTTATAGTAACTATAAATTAACAGACAGTAGCTTTGTATGTGTCATCTCTACAGCAGTCTACTGTTGGAAGCAGCATAGCTTAGGCAGAACCCAACTTAGTTTTCCTTCCTGTTCTGAATTGAACCAGTAATGTGCATAAACATGATGTGTCTGCAGTTCAAAAGAAAGCAGAGAGACAGAGGTGTGCAACAACTATGGACAAGAGAGCCATTTGGGACAATATAGAAGAAGCCTGGCTCTTGATCACTGGAGACTGTGTAATCCACATGCTTTCATTTTGTTCCACTTTCTTTTCCTTGTCCTACTTAACCCCTTCAGTTTTGTGGTTCCTGAACCATAAGGAGAAGAGATCTAACTGCAGGTTTCATAACTGATAGCAGCATAGTTAATGGGAGCAATACTGTAGCCTGAGTTCTAGTAAGAACTTTAGCCATAGTGACAGCATTTCACAATGAAATTCAACACAGAATCCCTCACCTCACTGCCCTGGTTAGCACAGCAAGACATTAAGTACTCTTTCACAGTTCTCATGATTCCATATGTTGTTGAAGATATATAGACTTGTTTTTCCATTCTTTCAATACCATGGATGAGTGAATGGTGGGGCTCCCCCCTCAGAAGTGTAGCAGCTTGTCTATCACTTCTGTCCTTCCTTGTTCTGCATAGCGCAGAAGGATAGTGTAGGGTACTTGTGTCTGCTGGGGCAATGGGAGTCTACATATAAACAGAGTGAGCATCTAGAACATAACCAGGAATCCTTAGCAGCCAAGACAATAGGAAAAGCATCTAACTTTGAGTTACCTCATTAGAATATACAAGTAGGGGACccacatctcattttcctctcccttactactactactactaccactactactcTTTTCCATGcatcctcctttccttcccaccaccacccttttatCTGCGccctatcttcagctatattatttacttcatttatacccaatctttctccacaacagggagCCAGCATTCTTCTcaactccattttgtcctcaaaaaCAATTCAGTAAGGCAGATTAGGCTGATATgtaactgccccaaggtcacccaacaaaccTGCACagtaatttttctgcaaacctggggcgtTTTCTGGGTTCATTGAAATATTGGTTTATGGCTCTCAAGTATCCACAAATTTTGCAGTGTTGAGAATTCGTGATAGCTCAAATATTCAGCTTCTGGTAGAAACGTTACCCGGTTGCTTAGAAGCAAGCCAGAAGGCACAGTGAGGCTCAAGGGGACCATTCATACACCCAGTTCCTTTGGGAGAATGTAGACACCAGAGTAGGTTACTTCCACAAGAGCTAGCCCCTAAAATTCTACTTGGGGAGAGTCACCATCTTATTACAGAACTAACTGCTGCTGTTGGTCTAGCTGAAATCTAAGGGAAGATTCTGGCCTAGGCTTACCTATGTAGTGTGGGTAGGAGAAACTCCATGACATGCTTTTCCTTTTATGTGAGTGCCTTAACTGGGAGAGGAAGCATGGTGATATATGCCTTGGGTCCACTCTTCGTAAATGCTTACTAGTCCTACTCTGCTAGTTTTAGAAACAAATAGGATCACTAAATACACATAAGGAGTCAAAAGACTTTATTTGGTGTATAGAACATGGTACACTCCCTTAAGAACTAGAGGACTGGTCAGTCCCATCTTGAGTAAATAAAGCACACTGCAGGCTCTAGAATCAAATCATGGCAGCTCATGTGCAACCAGTTTATAATGTGTCCCACAAGAAGGGCAGCGTTGGGCTTCTCCCTTGTGCAGCCAAAACCAGCTCACAGTGCTGTTGTCCTCTTCACCTGCATTGTGAGGGAGTAACAGAAGATTAAAGATAATACACAGGGAAAGTATTGTCCGAACATACATGGATGTATGTAGCTATTTGAATTCCATGTTTATGTAAGAAGTGATAGCCATTTAACCAACTAGCAAAAAATGATCATGAGCAGATCAGTAAACCATAACCTACAGCAGGTAATACCTCCCACACGACTAGCAAGCAAGACTTTGTTCTAGGCAGTGATGTGGGTTTTCTAGGAAAATGTGAACCAGAAGTTTTCtgattaaaatttaaataaatgtatttgcATTCTAACATTGTTTAAATCACCATGTGCAAGCACTGGGGTTTGTCCATAATTCATATCCTACATTTAGCCCATCTAATATGATAGATTTGCAACACAACAGTTCTGACAACTATAGATAAGACTATATTTATATATGTGGGATGGAAGACTTTCCACCTTGAATCACTGGTTCTAGGTAACCAAGAAAGAAGCTTTTATGAAGTGGAAGAATTGCGCTTGAAAGAACAGTTGTGTCCTGGCAGGTGGGCCTTATCAGAACATTCTATAGTCTTTTTGCAGAGGCTTCACTGCAGCTTGTGTGCCTAGTGGCATTCAACTACGTTCCTTTTTCCAAGGGAAATTTTCCAGACCCAACAACACTATTTTCTCAACCGATTTCATCCGTAGACAGGTGACCACAGAGAGTGTGTCTCCTTGAAATGAAGTAGCTACCAATCACCATCATTACATTTGCTGAGGGAGATACTTACAAATACAACCAACAATCCGCTTATCATTGATTGAAGGGACTATGTTGGGATCTTCCTTTGTTCCAGCATGCTGTTTAGGTGGAAGCATGCTATATGGATCCTACAGCAAGCAGGGAAGAAGAAAACTGATGAAAAATAGATGGGAAATTAGACATCCAGAACAAGTACTCCAGATTTTCTGCAATGTACTACTTTTCTTCCCCGCTCTCAGATTCTTAGCAGCAGATCAACATCTAGGTTCAGACCTCAAATCTTTCATCTTCTGAGCCATTTCACTCCAGGCCCAGCATTTAATTGGTGGTATTCTATCACTAGCAGTCAGGAGACTTTATTAACAGGCCAATATAAAAACATACGTGAGCTACATCTTGTCCAGTCTCACTGCAATTCAATCAGCTGCTAGTTTCTGATTCTGAAGTAAATTCAGCAGGACAAGGAAACACGTCTGTGGGTTTTTTGGTCAAAGAATTTGAGAGTAGGCCTCAATTTACTTAAAAATGTGTATGGGATAGTGCAGTGGAGTACAGAGAGATCAGCTGACACTCCTTTCTCGATTTTACTCACCAGCCCCTTTTCCAAACCTTTTAAGACTTTTCTCTCCAGTCCTGTAGCCTGTTCTTCATCAGTTGGGATACCTGGGGCAAAGAGAGACCATAATTCATGGAGCATTTTGAGATGGAAAATTCTTCCCTCTAGTCCATCCCACCCTACAAGAGGAAAGGTGATCTTATCCATGCCTCACAAACATCCCCTTAACAGTGATTACAATGATTTGAGCACTTCTGAAGAGTCTCTGCACCCAGAATCCAGATACCGTATGCAGGAAGCCAGCTATGAATATTCTAAAAATATTATAGGCTATCCTAGATTAATATTAGTCTGAAAGCTAAGAGCAGGCTATAACAGTTGTGGATTTGAAGATCATTTACGCTCACTGCTACAGTAAGAAAATGAGGTTCAATACAGCAGCTCTCAGCAGGCAGCCTCTCAAGTGAAAAGTCAAGCACTATTGCCACTAAACCCTCCCCACTCCTCTCTTCCTTCATCAGGATCTGCTCTCCCTTTTCATCTTTGTCCAGAAAATACACTTCCACCAAAGAATCACTATTTTTATATTGTATTAGGACATTACTagtacaaaataaatgaataGTAGTAATAGGGAGTGAGAGTAGTAACTTGGAAGCACAGTACTAACAGATAGCTATAAATATTATTTACTGAATACTTTCCTACCCACTTGGATTTCAAATACATTCTCAAAAACCTTTACAAACCCTGCAACACAGATCATTATTACTACATACAGTAAGGGAAGGAAGCAGGTACTTGCACCTCAAAACCCAAATGCTGCATATGAAGGAATACCACCACCACACAAAAAATATGACATTATAAATCATAAAGAACTTGTGGAACTGATCCCTCTTACATGCTATAGTACACATTACCAGCCTTCTTCCAGTTAACATAGCATCTTCCACATTGGACAATAATCTCAGAGAAATGTGAGCAGCACACCCTCTCTTCCTCTCAAAGCAATGTGTATCCCAAACAGACCCACCAAACTTTTCATGGTTGGAATTTCCTGCTGTATTGAACCAACAATGTACTCAAGAAATCCATCAGGTAATTCCATGTAAACTGTCATATATATATGAAAGCTTCCCTTCTTGGATTGATTTTCACAACACTACCGTCCCTCCATCCTTTCTGTAAGCCAGCTGTCCAAATGCTTTATATTACTGCTTTAACATTCTTTATCTTAGGAGCTGTCTTGCATAATTTAAGagtaagattcgagtccagtggcatcttacaaaattagatttccaggatatgagctttcaagagtcaaagaggaggtcaggaaagcccccacgcttggagctttccacaaacgatgcaaaaccaaattattcaaaatggctttttactcagagctgtattgtagggagagggtctcagatgctctgctgagttaggaaccatagatttcaccactatgttgtgttGTATTCtagctaatactatgtctttgtgaatTTGTCTCTATTTAGCCTAGGGCATagttatggaaatgttcttgatactgacggtactaatctcacattgtgtaatccaccttgagtctcactgagaagggcggactacaaatgacaataataattaaataaagcTCCCTTCAGCAAAtacctgatgaagggaactttgactcgcgaaagctcatattctggaaatctagttgggtgtctaattatttattaacattattCGTAGTCatccttcctcactgagactcatgatCTATTATATACTGTGAGTTAGTACAAgcaacttgctcttctacagcagagCAGCGCAccttaaaaaaacccaccaagGACCCCCATCGAAAGCACACATCTGGTCCGTGTGAAGCGATGGCTTTTGCCTCAAGATCAtaaaagaaggccttttttggatCAGGCCAAGCCTGGCAAAATTCCAGTATCCAACGGGCGAAAATTCTGCAAAAACAGGCTAGCAATCGCCACTGGATTGCAGCTTTCGCCCAGAGCCAAAGTCCCATCACTAATACCGCTGCTTCCGAGCACAGCCATAGTACCTCGAGACACCACTTAAAGGTAGCCTAAGCTCACCTCCAACCGCTAGAGAGCGAGAGGCCCCCGTCAGACGCCACGGGCCAAAGCCAGCCGAGCCAAGGGAATTTCGGCCGGCGCTCAAACCCCGAAGGGCGCCGCACAAACGGAGTAACCTTGACGCCATAGCAAGACCGAGGGAGAACTGCGAGGAAGCGGCCGCCCCTAACAGGATCTTTTCCGTCTTCTGAACCGGAACTTCCGATCACCTGACCCACGCCCCGCAAAGCGCGGACCGCAACATAGAGGTAGAAAAGGGCTGAAGAGTTACACCTTAGCCTCCACTTCCGGCAACCATTGAACACCGCCCTCGACCGTGATGATTCCCTGCGGCCTTCGAGAGGCGTCGCTGTATCCTTTGGCGTGTCtatagtgaccccccccccccgcccaatactTTGCAGTAGAAGCGAGAGTGGAAAACAAGCTCGGCAAAAGCTGGCTCAAGGGAGGGCTGCCGCAATAACCTAGGGTATCTATggctccgccctccccgcgaataAATACATGTCTCACGTGATCATAACTGCCATCTCCGAGGGCTTTTTAGGCGAGGAGGGAAAACGGACTGGGGGAGGTgccatttgggggcggggggaacggTCGGTTTTGTGTTTGGTTGACAAAGAGCAATATGGCCGTTGACAGTTTTTTCTCCCGCTGCGCTTTCGATCTGGGAATAAGCACTATTAACCCTTGTGGGACGTACTTTAGATTGTTTTAAACGTGTATAGGATCGGGCTGAGTGTTCTGAAATTTGAATGCGCGCATAATATGAAAGTACATttttgagatttatttatttacgttatttacacTTCTCCTTTCTAAGTGAAACTCatgcagattacatagtgtgactCAATGCAGTCAATTCCAAAGATAAAGCTATGTGCGTGTGTTGGGTTTGGTAGAATGTCTGCCGATGTAAAATCGCCCCGTGTATTTTAAGTGACATCTTGAGGATCGTTTGGTGTAAACAAAAGCAGTGGCACCCAACCCTTTGGTATAGTGACCCATCCAAAGCTGACCTAACGTTTTTGGGCACCCTACTTTGCAGTAGAAGCCAACCAGATGCCTTTAAGAAACCAAGAGACATTGCTCAAAAGGCACAGTGTCCCCGAGTAAGTGGCATTTGGAAGTAAACAGCCTTTGCATCTGAACAGCTCCTGCCAATTCTccagtctcccccaccccaccctgctccTTCCAGCTTCTACAGTAAAGTTACCAGTTGTccaacagacccccccccacacacacacacacactcattgtcACAAAGGGATGTGACAAGAAAAAAAGGCAGCAAGGACTATTAGGAAGGGCAGGCATGCAACCCACTTTCGTGAGTTTCGTGACCCATTTTTGGGTTCTGACCcactggttgggaaacactatgCTCAAGAATCAATCACCTGTatgactttgtttgtttgtttgtttattacttTAATCTTCATTTAAATCCATAGTCTCAAAATTCTGTCTCAAAAATGTGCAAAAAATATTACTTCTGAAATTGTTTATCTGCAAACATTCCCTGGAAAGCATAGttcctgtgtgtgttttttaaaaaaatcaacacctTAATCTGCCAGGATCTAAAACTTGGATCTTCTCTCACTACCTCTGGTTGCTCCAACAGTTCTTCCCTTTATACCCAAGTTAAGCAAGAGttcccagcagcaccttaaaaatttAACCATTTATTATAGCATGAGATTTCAAGTGTCAGA
Above is a genomic segment from Eublepharis macularius isolate TG4126 chromosome 14, MPM_Emac_v1.0, whole genome shotgun sequence containing:
- the LOC129341848 gene encoding cytochrome c oxidase subunit 5B, mitochondrial yields the protein MASRLLRLCGALRGLSAGRNSLGSAGFGPWRLTGASRSLAVGGIPTDEEQATGLERKVLKGLEKGLDPYSMLPPKQHAGTKEDPNIVPSINDKRIVGCICEEDNSTVSWFWLHKGEAQRCPSCGTHYKLVAHELP